One genomic window of Phycisphaeraceae bacterium includes the following:
- the aspS gene encoding aspartate--tRNA ligase — translation MSSYRRTHTCGQLRDTDVGKSVTVCGWVKAYRDHGTGLIFIDLRDRHGITQLVFEKGDAPQAVLDAADSLRNEDVLAATGEVRIRKGGENPKLPTGKVEVVVSSLRVLNKTENPPFLPDDGQSLPNEELRLKHRYIDLRRGRMQQILGMRHRVMQVTRRYFDENGFLEVETPVLYKSTPEGAREFLVPSRHQPGTWYALPQSPQLFKQILMVAGADRYMQICRCFRDEDPRADRQAEFSQIDLEMSFVQRDDVMEVMEGFVRRLWKEVLGIEVPPLQRMTYREAMDRYGIDRPDLRYGLEIVDVSDLAGQTEFKVFREALEKNKGLRNRGVVRAIRVPGGGEKLTRKVTDGYGEFVKTFGAGGVPVVKLTAAGLETGIAKFLEPVKQNLIERLGLQAGDTVLFAADSYNVAVKALGELRQKVARDMGLVPEWGKAWKFLWVVDFPMFERDKETNRWVAMHHPFTAPRDDQRDAFVSADVNDVETIGGIVSAGYDIVCNGSEIAGGSVRIHDPAVQSKVFSLLGMTPEQAKAKFSFLLDALKYGAPPHGGIAFGLDRLIMHLCGTENIRDVIAFPKTQIGADLMTGTPSGVTEEQLKELHLKSTWDGAR, via the coding sequence ATGTCGAGCTACAGGCGGACACACACGTGCGGGCAGCTGCGGGACACGGACGTCGGGAAGTCGGTGACGGTGTGCGGATGGGTCAAGGCCTACCGCGATCACGGGACTGGGCTGATCTTCATCGATCTGCGCGACCGGCACGGCATCACGCAGTTGGTGTTCGAGAAGGGGGATGCGCCGCAAGCGGTGCTGGACGCCGCGGACTCGCTCCGCAACGAGGATGTGCTCGCGGCGACGGGCGAGGTGCGGATCCGCAAGGGTGGGGAGAACCCGAAGCTGCCGACGGGAAAGGTGGAGGTTGTGGTTTCGTCGCTGCGGGTGCTGAACAAGACGGAGAACCCGCCATTCCTGCCGGATGACGGGCAGTCGCTGCCGAACGAGGAGTTGCGGCTGAAGCACCGGTACATCGATCTACGGCGGGGTCGGATGCAGCAGATCCTCGGAATGCGTCACCGCGTGATGCAGGTCACGCGGCGGTACTTTGACGAGAACGGGTTCCTTGAGGTCGAGACGCCGGTTCTCTACAAGAGCACGCCGGAGGGGGCACGGGAGTTCCTGGTGCCGAGCCGGCACCAGCCGGGGACGTGGTACGCGCTGCCACAAAGCCCGCAGCTGTTCAAGCAGATCCTGATGGTGGCGGGGGCCGACCGGTACATGCAGATCTGCAGGTGCTTCCGGGATGAGGATCCGCGTGCGGACCGGCAGGCGGAGTTCAGCCAGATCGATCTGGAGATGAGCTTCGTGCAGCGGGACGATGTAATGGAGGTGATGGAGGGGTTTGTGCGCCGGCTGTGGAAGGAGGTCCTCGGGATCGAGGTGCCGCCGCTGCAGCGGATGACCTACCGCGAAGCGATGGACCGGTACGGGATCGACCGGCCAGACCTGCGGTACGGGCTGGAGATCGTGGACGTCTCGGACCTTGCCGGTCAAACCGAGTTCAAGGTGTTCCGCGAGGCCCTCGAGAAGAACAAGGGGCTGCGCAACCGGGGTGTAGTCCGGGCGATCCGGGTGCCCGGCGGCGGGGAGAAGCTGACGCGCAAGGTCACGGACGGGTACGGCGAGTTCGTCAAGACGTTCGGGGCGGGCGGAGTGCCGGTGGTGAAACTGACAGCCGCCGGGCTTGAAACGGGGATTGCCAAGTTCCTCGAGCCGGTGAAGCAAAACCTCATCGAGCGGCTCGGGCTGCAGGCGGGGGACACCGTGCTCTTCGCGGCGGACTCGTACAACGTGGCCGTGAAGGCGCTCGGCGAACTGCGGCAGAAGGTCGCGCGGGACATGGGCCTGGTACCGGAGTGGGGGAAGGCGTGGAAGTTCCTGTGGGTCGTGGACTTCCCGATGTTCGAGCGGGACAAGGAGACCAACCGGTGGGTGGCGATGCACCACCCGTTCACCGCGCCACGGGATGATCAGCGGGACGCGTTCGTGTCGGCGGATGTGAACGACGTTGAGACGATCGGCGGGATCGTGTCGGCGGGGTACGACATCGTGTGCAACGGGTCGGAGATCGCGGGCGGGTCGGTGCGTATCCACGACCCGGCGGTGCAGAGCAAGGTCTTCTCGCTGCTGGGGATGACGCCCGAGCAGGCGAAGGCCAAGTTCTCGTTCCTGCTCGATGCGTTGAAGTACGGTGCTCCGCCGCACGGCGGGATCGCGTTCGGACTCGATCGGCTGATCATGCACCTGTGCGGCACGGAGAATATCCGCGACGTGATCGCGTTCCCGAAGACGCAGATCGGCGCGGACCTGATGACGGGAACCCCGAGCGGAGTGACGGAGGAGCAGTTGAAGGAACTGCACCTCAAGAGCACGTGGGATGGCGCGAGGTAG
- a CDS encoding DUF4394 domain-containing protein — translation MSTALSRRAFVVASILPLTVGSVTSLTQAETIYGVTMQNFLMSFDSASPNNLNFGVQITGVQPGELIMGIDFRPSNSVLYGLGSQNRLYTINTSTGVATAVNNQPFAPPANGVEFGFDFNPVADLARVVSDVQQNFRLNPNTGAVAGTDSNLAYISGDPNFGVDPSVMAAAYTNNVAGAQATTLFVLDSRLNTLARVGSIDGTPISPNAGQLNTIGPTGVDFVEMGAFDISGGTGIAYAALLATNSSQSGLYTINLATGAATLTGTIGGGLFIRDIAVIPSPGSLTLLAVGGFLAIRRRR, via the coding sequence ATGTCCACGGCTCTCTCACGCCGCGCGTTCGTTGTTGCATCGATTCTCCCCCTTACCGTCGGATCCGTAACGTCGCTGACGCAGGCCGAAACGATCTACGGCGTCACGATGCAGAACTTCTTGATGTCCTTCGACAGCGCTTCGCCGAACAACCTCAACTTCGGCGTGCAGATCACCGGTGTCCAGCCCGGTGAGCTGATCATGGGCATCGACTTCCGCCCCTCCAACAGCGTGCTCTACGGGCTTGGCAGCCAGAACCGGCTCTACACGATCAACACCTCGACAGGCGTTGCCACCGCGGTCAACAACCAGCCCTTCGCCCCGCCCGCGAACGGCGTCGAGTTCGGCTTTGACTTCAACCCGGTCGCCGATCTCGCCCGCGTCGTCTCCGACGTCCAGCAGAACTTCCGCCTCAATCCCAACACCGGCGCCGTCGCCGGCACCGATTCGAATCTTGCCTACATCTCGGGCGATCCCAACTTCGGGGTCGATCCCAGCGTCATGGCCGCCGCGTACACCAACAACGTCGCCGGCGCCCAGGCCACCACGCTCTTCGTTCTCGATTCCCGCCTCAACACCCTCGCCCGCGTCGGCTCGATCGACGGCACTCCGATCAGCCCCAACGCCGGCCAGCTCAACACCATCGGCCCTACCGGAGTCGATTTCGTTGAGATGGGCGCCTTCGACATCTCCGGCGGCACCGGCATCGCGTACGCCGCCCTCCTGGCCACCAACTCCTCCCAATCCGGCCTGTACACCATCAACCTCGCTACCGGTGCTGCCACTCTCACGGGCACCATCGGCGGCGGCCTGTTCATCCGCGATATCGCTGTGATTCCCTCCCCGGGTTCGCTCACGCTGCTCGCAGTGGGTGGCTTCCTCGCCATCCGCCGCCGCCGCTGA
- a CDS encoding N-acetyltransferase: MSGRSADGVRIRAGVAADVAGIFAIYDVEVLHGTATFETVPKTLEERAAWFAAFGAGAYPLLVAVAEGTVIGWAGLSAWSVRPAYRRTAECSVYMHQAWRGRGIGERLLREVLERARKGKAVRVVVARISQPNEASNRMHARLGFKDVGTLRRCGEKFGRVLDVLLMDVHLDEGHDA, from the coding sequence GTGAGCGGCAGGAGCGCCGACGGCGTGCGGATCAGGGCGGGGGTGGCCGCGGATGTGGCCGGGATCTTCGCGATCTACGACGTCGAGGTGCTGCACGGGACGGCGACGTTCGAGACGGTCCCGAAGACACTGGAAGAGCGGGCGGCGTGGTTCGCCGCGTTCGGCGCGGGCGCGTACCCGCTGCTGGTTGCCGTGGCCGAGGGAACCGTGATCGGGTGGGCGGGATTGTCGGCGTGGTCGGTGAGGCCCGCGTATCGGCGGACGGCGGAGTGCTCGGTGTACATGCACCAGGCCTGGCGAGGGCGTGGGATCGGGGAGCGTCTGCTGCGGGAGGTACTGGAGCGGGCGAGGAAGGGGAAGGCGGTGCGGGTGGTGGTGGCACGGATCTCGCAGCCGAATGAGGCATCGAACCGGATGCACGCCAGACTGGGGTTCAAGGATGTGGGGACGCTCCGGCGGTGCGGGGAGAAGTTCGGGCGGGTTCTCGATGTGCTGCTGATGGACGTGCACCTGGACGAAGGGCATGACGCATAA
- a CDS encoding SDR family oxidoreductase has product MARTYLVTGANRGIGLELARQLSERGDRVIGTARDVDAAAALKRVAQRVVRLDAGDEASIRALGESLKGTAIDVLINNAGVSSGLKRVGDLTAAEMHRVFMVNAFSPMLVSAAVMESLRAGERRVIVNITSALGSISGNTGGSSYAYRASKSALNQLTRSKAHELAGEGFICVVVHPGWVRTDMGGEKAPLSPEQSAEAMLAVIDRLRPADTGRFLNYDGAEIAW; this is encoded by the coding sequence GTGGCGCGGACTTACCTGGTGACGGGAGCGAACCGAGGGATCGGCCTCGAGTTGGCGCGGCAGTTGTCCGAGCGTGGCGACCGTGTCATCGGGACGGCGCGGGATGTGGATGCGGCGGCCGCGCTGAAGCGGGTGGCGCAGCGGGTGGTTCGGCTGGATGCCGGGGATGAGGCGTCGATCCGTGCGCTAGGGGAATCGCTGAAGGGGACGGCGATCGACGTACTGATCAACAACGCGGGGGTGTCGTCGGGGCTCAAGCGGGTCGGCGACCTGACCGCGGCGGAGATGCACCGGGTGTTCATGGTGAACGCCTTCTCGCCAATGCTGGTGAGCGCGGCGGTGATGGAGAGCCTGCGGGCCGGGGAGCGCCGGGTGATCGTCAACATCACGAGCGCCCTGGGGTCGATCAGCGGGAACACGGGCGGATCGTCGTATGCCTACCGGGCGAGCAAGTCGGCTCTGAACCAGTTGACGAGGTCGAAGGCGCACGAACTGGCCGGCGAGGGGTTCATCTGCGTGGTCGTGCACCCCGGGTGGGTGAGAACGGATATGGGAGGCGAAAAGGCTCCGTTGAGCCCTGAGCAGAGCGCCGAGGCGATGCTGGCGGTGATCGACAGGTTGCGGCCGGCGGACACCGGGCGGTTTCTGAACTACGACGGCGCGGAGATCGCGTGGTGA
- a CDS encoding nuclear transport factor 2 family protein encodes MKMTAEQAHGFAAAWYGAWNAHDLDGIMALYAEGIEHSSPYIARYTGDPECRALKGKGTVREYFARAIEKNPTLRFNPMHVGVGVETVNLVYQRMSGDLAVEVFFFDDAGKVVRSISHYAERGE; translated from the coding sequence ATGAAGATGACGGCCGAGCAGGCGCACGGATTCGCGGCGGCGTGGTACGGCGCGTGGAACGCGCACGACCTGGACGGCATCATGGCGCTGTACGCGGAAGGGATCGAGCACTCATCGCCCTACATCGCGAGGTACACGGGCGACCCGGAGTGCCGGGCGCTCAAGGGGAAAGGGACCGTGCGGGAGTACTTCGCGCGGGCGATCGAGAAGAACCCGACCCTGAGGTTCAACCCGATGCACGTGGGCGTGGGGGTGGAGACGGTGAACCTGGTGTACCAGCGGATGTCCGGCGATCTGGCGGTGGAGGTCTTCTTCTTTGACGATGCGGGGAAGGTGGTGCGATCGATCTCGCACTACGCGGAGCGGGGGGAATAG
- a CDS encoding AAA family ATPase — MTTMIDFFNNLFTQVPLLQGGLAIMVAGWVGYQCRALPERLWAFARLWTTRVVHVRDTHPHYEAWLTMLTEGSVRNGGPRTLELRVQWDPDGNRLSAPKLAAGTDVFWARVHGKWCHVTVHRDEVQSKQNLAQRFMITLEIIWCTRAHLSRMVEEVSRRATVVEHRQLVDLYNRFGSCTTVKIPKRDPGTLCLPPGAFDSVETRLREFLGAREQYEWAGLPWRFGVLLSGPPGTGKTSLAHALASRLDLRIAVITLADLESDQELVDVFRNVEQQAIVLIEDIDCAFRQRDGGGEAAAGISFSGFLNCIDGVLAPHNGRILVMSTNHVDRLDPALIRPGRVDLHVEVPYLARQDATDYADRIFPHIAARHDVVNDVMALDHPTPAVLINRLTQQRWHKPRLGAGTEAIAPESRHPART; from the coding sequence GTGACCACAATGATCGACTTCTTCAACAACCTGTTCACCCAGGTCCCGCTCCTCCAGGGCGGCCTTGCCATCATGGTCGCCGGCTGGGTCGGCTACCAGTGCCGTGCGCTCCCCGAGCGACTGTGGGCCTTCGCCCGCCTGTGGACGACCCGCGTCGTTCATGTCCGCGACACCCACCCGCACTACGAGGCCTGGCTCACCATGCTGACGGAAGGCTCCGTCCGCAACGGCGGCCCGCGCACCCTCGAACTCCGGGTCCAGTGGGACCCCGATGGAAACCGTCTGTCCGCGCCGAAACTCGCGGCGGGCACGGACGTCTTCTGGGCGCGCGTGCACGGCAAGTGGTGCCACGTCACCGTGCACCGCGATGAGGTTCAGTCCAAGCAGAACCTGGCCCAGCGGTTCATGATCACGCTGGAGATCATCTGGTGCACCCGCGCCCACCTGTCCCGCATGGTGGAAGAGGTGTCGCGCCGGGCGACGGTCGTGGAACACCGGCAACTGGTGGACCTCTACAACCGCTTCGGCTCGTGCACCACGGTGAAGATCCCCAAGCGCGATCCCGGCACGCTCTGCCTGCCTCCCGGCGCCTTCGACTCGGTCGAGACCCGGCTGCGCGAGTTCCTCGGCGCCCGCGAGCAGTACGAGTGGGCGGGCCTTCCCTGGCGTTTCGGCGTGCTCCTCTCGGGGCCGCCGGGCACCGGGAAGACCTCGCTGGCCCACGCCCTCGCTTCGCGCCTGGACCTGCGCATCGCGGTCATCACCCTGGCCGACCTTGAGAGCGACCAGGAACTGGTGGATGTGTTCCGGAACGTGGAGCAGCAGGCGATCGTCCTCATCGAGGACATCGACTGCGCCTTCCGCCAGCGCGACGGCGGCGGCGAGGCGGCCGCGGGGATCTCGTTCTCGGGGTTCCTCAACTGCATCGACGGCGTGCTGGCGCCGCACAACGGCCGCATCCTCGTGATGTCGACCAACCACGTGGACCGCCTCGACCCGGCCCTGATCCGGCCCGGACGAGTCGATCTGCACGTCGAGGTCCCGTACCTGGCCCGGCAGGACGCCACGGACTACGCGGACCGGATCTTCCCGCACATCGCGGCCCGGCACGATGTGGTGAACGATGTGATGGCGCTCGATCATCCGACCCCGGCGGTGCTGATCAACCGTCTGACCCAGCAGCGGTGGCACAAGCCGCGGCTGGGCGCGGGGACGGAAGCGATCGCCCCAGAGAGCAGACACCCGGCGCGGACCTGA
- a CDS encoding DUF4935 domain-containing protein, with product MRKSLIGYYPPTAAELKVLWKKGLIVLDANVLLNLYRYSTPARDELLQLLDKLKERLWIPYQVAMEYHRNRLGLIREERKSCEDFLKQFDSLVQGLDQTRRHPFVSSELQTRLKEIVGKLRMEITTDSDGLDALRRKDPILDQITSIYDGRVGAMPDTAKKDAWSKEGEERYRRGIPPGFEDHKKADERKWGDLFVWMELLEHVRKHKPPVIFVTDDAKKDWWREVGGETVGPHPALVGEIVAMTASPFHMYKPERFVEFAAKQFSQPVSAEAVEEVREAQVAAKEAAKGPRKIDPAVLLALENIMQPTRNADVHRLKQTLDSLSGPLRDSESTRLWMQTMQKIAGLRELFPPAPAVPPKDPPGD from the coding sequence ATGCGGAAGAGTCTAATTGGGTATTACCCTCCGACCGCGGCCGAACTCAAGGTGCTGTGGAAGAAGGGCCTAATCGTCCTTGACGCCAACGTGCTGCTAAACCTCTACCGATACTCGACTCCGGCAAGGGATGAGCTGCTTCAACTCCTGGACAAGCTCAAAGAGCGTCTTTGGATTCCTTATCAAGTTGCGATGGAGTACCACCGCAATCGCCTTGGGCTGATTCGCGAGGAGCGAAAGAGCTGTGAGGACTTCCTCAAGCAGTTTGACAGCCTAGTGCAAGGTCTTGACCAGACAAGGCGACACCCATTTGTCAGCAGCGAGCTGCAGACGAGGCTGAAGGAGATAGTCGGGAAGCTGCGCATGGAAATCACGACCGATTCCGACGGTCTTGACGCTCTGCGCCGCAAGGACCCGATCCTCGACCAGATTACCAGTATCTACGATGGTCGCGTGGGCGCGATGCCCGACACAGCAAAGAAGGACGCATGGTCCAAAGAGGGCGAGGAACGATATCGCCGCGGTATCCCTCCTGGTTTTGAGGACCACAAGAAGGCAGATGAGCGGAAGTGGGGGGACCTCTTTGTGTGGATGGAGTTGCTCGAACACGTGCGGAAGCACAAGCCGCCGGTGATCTTCGTGACGGACGACGCGAAGAAAGACTGGTGGAGGGAAGTGGGAGGCGAAACTGTTGGACCTCATCCGGCGCTCGTCGGCGAGATCGTAGCGATGACTGCCAGCCCATTTCACATGTACAAGCCGGAGCGCTTCGTTGAGTTCGCAGCCAAGCAGTTCTCCCAGCCTGTATCTGCCGAGGCCGTTGAAGAAGTGAGAGAGGCCCAAGTAGCTGCCAAGGAGGCGGCGAAGGGTCCGCGCAAGATTGACCCAGCGGTACTGCTGGCACTCGAGAACATAATGCAGCCGACTCGCAATGCCGATGTGCATCGCCTCAAGCAAACATTGGACAGCCTTAGCGGGCCTTTAAGGGATTCTGAAAGCACGCGTTTGTGGATGCAGACAATGCAGAAGATTGCTGGCCTGAGAGAGCTGTTTCCACCGGCGCCAGCAGTGCCGCCCAAAGATCCGCCGGGCGACTGA
- a CDS encoding zinc ABC transporter substrate-binding protein, with translation MIRLRLLLIPLVAACMLIAGASVREEPPEPAPIKAVVTVAPLKGLVEPLLPPGSTVEMLIPPGVSEHGYEIPPSKLALLAKADLVVYVGLGLEPQVEKFLKDNPRPTRKTVCFAEAVGVKADPADQHDHGPGDADHDHGHDHAIDPHLWLDPILAKRFVTHLGLEVVDLLLTRADEPDPTIRLASTKAMNALLDRIDKVDREYEHAISDARYKTIVVAHDAFGRLGKRYSLRVVPIAGLNAAEPTPSDIERATAAVNEQAIKVVFVEPQLSKSTAQRIADATGARVLTLDPLGDGDWFALMSSNLKSIRTALNPSLSDP, from the coding sequence ATGATCAGACTCCGCCTCCTGCTCATCCCGCTCGTCGCCGCGTGCATGCTCATCGCCGGCGCTTCCGTTCGCGAGGAGCCACCCGAGCCCGCGCCCATCAAGGCCGTGGTGACGGTGGCGCCGCTCAAGGGGCTTGTTGAGCCCCTGTTGCCGCCGGGGTCGACCGTCGAGATGCTCATCCCCCCGGGGGTGAGCGAGCACGGCTACGAGATCCCGCCGTCGAAACTCGCCCTGCTCGCCAAGGCCGACCTGGTCGTCTACGTTGGCCTCGGGCTCGAGCCGCAGGTGGAGAAGTTCCTCAAGGACAACCCGAGGCCGACTCGAAAGACCGTCTGCTTCGCCGAGGCGGTCGGCGTCAAGGCAGACCCGGCCGACCAGCACGACCACGGACCGGGCGATGCCGACCATGACCACGGGCACGACCACGCCATCGACCCCCACCTCTGGCTCGACCCGATCCTGGCCAAGCGGTTCGTCACCCATCTGGGCCTCGAGGTGGTCGATCTGCTCCTGACCCGGGCCGATGAGCCCGACCCCACGATCCGGCTCGCCTCGACCAAGGCGATGAACGCCCTGCTCGACCGCATCGACAAGGTCGACCGGGAGTACGAGCACGCCATCTCCGATGCCCGCTACAAGACCATCGTCGTCGCCCACGACGCCTTCGGGCGACTCGGCAAGCGGTACTCGCTCCGTGTTGTCCCCATCGCCGGCCTGAACGCTGCGGAGCCGACCCCCTCCGACATCGAGCGTGCGACGGCGGCCGTGAACGAGCAGGCGATCAAGGTCGTTTTCGTCGAGCCGCAGCTCTCCAAGTCTACCGCGCAGCGCATCGCCGATGCGACGGGGGCGCGGGTGCTGACGCTCGACCCCCTTGGCGACGGGGACTGGTTCGCCCTGATGTCGTCGAATCTCAAATCGATCCGGACGGCCCTGAACCCGTCCCTGAGCGACCCGTGA
- a CDS encoding metal ABC transporter ATP-binding protein codes for MTQPAVEYEQVGFRYPGQRAPALEGVSLAIESGERLGILGPNGGGKSTLVKITLGLLAGYSGRVRVLGRSPEQARREGLIGYVPQRHDAELGFPLSARDMVTHAAAWRIPAWKRVSSTTRSRVDRMLSLVGAQAYADSPVGDLSGGQLQRAMIARALVGHGDQSPAILALDEPTVGIDAAGQVQFAELLAGLHAELGVTILIVSHDLRAIVAGCDRVACLARRLHSHVSPRGLTPQVLGELFSHDVVGVLSDVHVHAHAASECPHEHEHPHVHAPTAPPLTQARITRADD; via the coding sequence GTGACCCAACCCGCCGTGGAGTACGAGCAGGTCGGCTTCCGCTACCCCGGGCAGCGCGCGCCCGCGCTGGAGGGGGTGTCGCTCGCGATCGAATCCGGCGAGCGGCTGGGGATCCTCGGCCCCAACGGCGGCGGCAAGAGCACGCTCGTGAAGATCACCCTCGGCCTGCTCGCCGGGTACTCGGGCCGGGTCCGCGTGCTGGGGCGATCACCGGAGCAGGCCCGGCGCGAGGGGCTGATCGGCTACGTCCCCCAGCGCCACGACGCGGAACTCGGGTTCCCGCTCTCGGCCCGCGACATGGTCACGCACGCGGCGGCGTGGCGGATTCCCGCGTGGAAACGGGTGTCGTCGACGACCCGCTCCCGGGTCGATCGGATGCTCTCGCTGGTCGGGGCCCAGGCCTACGCCGACTCGCCGGTTGGAGACTTATCGGGCGGGCAGTTGCAGCGGGCGATGATCGCGAGGGCGCTCGTCGGGCACGGCGACCAATCGCCGGCGATCCTCGCCCTCGACGAGCCCACGGTCGGGATCGACGCCGCGGGGCAGGTGCAGTTCGCCGAGTTGCTCGCCGGGCTGCACGCCGAACTGGGGGTCACCATTCTCATCGTGTCGCACGACCTGCGGGCGATCGTCGCCGGGTGCGACCGCGTGGCGTGCCTGGCCCGGCGGCTGCACAGCCACGTCTCGCCGCGGGGCCTCACGCCGCAGGTTCTCGGCGAACTGTTCAGCCACGACGTCGTGGGCGTGCTCTCCGATGTGCATGTCCACGCGCACGCCGCCTCCGAGTGCCCGCACGAGCACGAGCATCCCCACGTCCACGCACCGACTGCCCCCCCACTCACCCAAGCGAGGATCACGCGTGCGGACGATTGA
- a CDS encoding metal ABC transporter permease translates to MRTIDWLADPALRSLLLPGLLAGVAIFTAGSVLSVFVVLKRLSFVGQGVSHSAFGGIGIAAVLGLFAAHSPSTGVLTLAIVLAFCVISAVGMALVGDRRAVREDTAIGVFLVASMSLGAVLLAVASRHGRLPGAVAYESILFGQILGISAAEAWVAAGATSVAIVAIWWIRRPLLFWAFDESAAVASGVPGRRSRLVLMSLLALLIVIAMKLVGVILATAVLVLPGATALKLSRRLSRVIAVSIASSLVSLLLGVAVSLEADLPPGATIVLVMTGQFALAIGINALVGRAARGGRDELLSAGA, encoded by the coding sequence GTGCGGACGATTGACTGGCTCGCCGATCCGGCCCTGCGGTCGCTGCTTCTGCCGGGCCTGCTCGCAGGTGTGGCGATCTTCACGGCGGGGTCGGTGCTCAGCGTCTTTGTCGTTCTCAAGCGGCTCTCGTTTGTCGGGCAGGGGGTGTCGCACTCGGCGTTCGGCGGCATCGGGATCGCCGCGGTGCTGGGCCTCTTCGCCGCGCATTCGCCGAGCACCGGCGTGCTGACGCTGGCGATCGTGCTCGCGTTCTGCGTGATCTCCGCCGTTGGCATGGCGCTGGTCGGGGACCGGCGCGCGGTCCGCGAAGACACGGCCATCGGTGTGTTCCTCGTCGCGTCGATGTCGCTGGGCGCGGTGCTGCTGGCCGTCGCGAGCCGGCACGGGCGGCTGCCGGGCGCGGTCGCGTACGAATCGATCCTCTTCGGGCAGATCCTCGGGATCAGCGCCGCCGAGGCGTGGGTCGCCGCCGGGGCCACGTCGGTGGCGATTGTCGCGATCTGGTGGATCCGTCGGCCGCTGCTCTTCTGGGCGTTCGACGAGTCCGCGGCGGTCGCCTCCGGGGTTCCGGGCCGGCGATCCCGGCTGGTGCTGATGTCGCTGCTCGCCCTGCTCATCGTCATCGCCATGAAGCTCGTTGGTGTGATCCTCGCGACCGCCGTGCTGGTGCTCCCCGGCGCGACGGCGCTCAAACTCAGCCGCCGACTCTCCCGCGTGATCGCTGTCTCGATCGCCTCGTCGCTGGTGTCGTTGTTGCTGGGGGTGGCCGTCAGCCTGGAGGCGGACCTTCCCCCGGGGGCGACGATCGTCCTGGTGATGACGGGGCAGTTCGCGCTGGCCATCGGGATCAACGCCCTGGTCGGGCGGGCGGCACGCGGGGGGCGGGACGAGTTGCTGTCCGCCGGCGCGTAG